A genomic region of Streptomyces sp. R33 contains the following coding sequences:
- a CDS encoding zinc-dependent alcohol dehydrogenase family protein produces MRATVIHAPHDIRVEEVPDAAIQRPEDAVVRVLRACICGSDLWAYRGEAARQPGQRIGHEFLGVVEETGSAVSGLKAGDLVVAPFMWSDGTCDYCSEGLYTSCVHGGFWGSVGFDGGQGEAVRVPHADGTLVKLPAAALSDDHLLTGLLALSDVMGTGHHAALGAGVRKGSTVAVVGDGAVGLCGVLAAKRLGADRIIALGRHAVRTDIAKLFGATDVVAERGEAAEAAVRELTGGQGAHAVIEAVGTEQSMRTAVNITRDGGAIGYVGVPHGSGTGLDLGVMFDRNISLRGGVAPVRAYIPELLEDVLSGAIDPAPVFDRAVSLDEVPDGYRAMDDRSALKVLIKP; encoded by the coding sequence ATGCGCGCCACCGTCATCCACGCCCCGCACGACATCCGCGTGGAGGAGGTGCCCGACGCTGCGATCCAGCGCCCCGAGGACGCCGTCGTCCGCGTCCTGCGTGCCTGCATCTGCGGCAGCGACCTGTGGGCCTACCGCGGCGAGGCCGCGCGCCAGCCCGGCCAGCGGATCGGCCACGAGTTCCTCGGCGTCGTCGAGGAGACCGGCTCGGCCGTGTCCGGCCTGAAGGCCGGCGACCTCGTCGTCGCCCCCTTCATGTGGTCCGACGGCACCTGCGACTACTGCTCCGAGGGCCTGTACACCTCCTGCGTGCACGGCGGCTTCTGGGGCTCCGTCGGCTTCGACGGCGGCCAGGGCGAGGCCGTCCGCGTCCCGCACGCCGACGGCACCCTCGTGAAGCTGCCCGCCGCGGCCCTCTCCGACGACCACCTGCTCACCGGGCTGCTGGCGCTGTCCGACGTCATGGGCACCGGGCACCACGCAGCCCTGGGCGCGGGCGTCCGCAAGGGCTCCACCGTGGCCGTCGTCGGCGACGGCGCAGTCGGCCTGTGCGGAGTCCTCGCCGCGAAGCGCCTCGGCGCCGACCGGATCATCGCGCTGGGCCGCCACGCCGTCCGTACGGACATCGCCAAGCTGTTCGGGGCCACCGACGTCGTCGCCGAGCGCGGCGAGGCCGCCGAGGCCGCCGTGCGCGAGCTGACCGGCGGCCAGGGTGCGCACGCGGTCATCGAGGCCGTGGGCACCGAGCAGTCCATGCGCACCGCCGTGAACATCACCCGCGACGGCGGGGCCATCGGCTACGTCGGCGTCCCGCACGGCAGCGGCACCGGCCTCGACCTCGGCGTGATGTTCGACCGCAACATCAGCCTGCGCGGCGGCGTCGCGCCGGTGCGCGCGTACATCCCGGAGCTGCTGGAGGACGTGCTGAGCGGCGCGATCGACCCGGCGCCCGTCTTCGACCGGGCCGTGTCCCTGGACGAGGTCCCGGACGGCTACCGCGCGATGGACGACCGCAGCGCGCTGAAGGTGCTCATCAAGCCCTGA
- a CDS encoding amidohydrolase family protein yields MTDSSTYEDPYLIISSDCHAGLPTEQYRPYLDSRFHPQFDEFLGQRDARRAEATKLGVRNEAFAEKWFHDHEEGLRGGWETAQRLKELDGDGVAAEVVFPDADAVDSQTAAPFGVGLGLSGDQDPELGMAGAQAHNRWLAEFVSETPERHCGVALLPITGEPSKVVAEIHRAKESGLGALMIPAMWVDKAPYHDRRYDPVWAAAAETQMPIVTHSGSSPRHEYGDHLGIFVSEVTWWPARPLWFLLWSGVFERHPGLKFGVAESGCWWLPNQLWFMDRLYLGAHGGKKLSPFEELRRPPSEYLDRQVFVCATNTKRRELAQRYEIGVDNILWGSDFPHPEGTWPGTRTWLKNTFHDIPVGETRRMLGLAAADVFGFDTDKLAPIARRIGPTPAELGQPADQASVEASWSRSRETGRHWLTGQDFPVLGVS; encoded by the coding sequence TTGACCGACAGCAGTACGTACGAAGACCCGTACCTGATCATCTCCTCCGACTGCCACGCGGGGCTGCCGACCGAGCAGTACCGCCCGTACCTCGACTCCCGCTTCCACCCCCAGTTCGACGAGTTCCTCGGCCAGCGCGACGCCCGCCGCGCCGAGGCCACGAAGCTCGGGGTCCGCAACGAGGCCTTCGCCGAGAAGTGGTTCCACGACCACGAGGAAGGCCTCAGGGGCGGCTGGGAAACGGCCCAGCGCCTGAAGGAGCTCGACGGCGACGGGGTGGCCGCCGAGGTCGTCTTCCCCGACGCCGACGCCGTGGACAGCCAGACCGCCGCGCCCTTCGGGGTGGGCCTCGGGCTCTCCGGTGACCAGGACCCCGAGCTCGGCATGGCGGGGGCGCAGGCGCACAACCGCTGGCTGGCGGAGTTCGTCTCCGAGACCCCAGAGCGGCACTGCGGGGTCGCCCTGCTGCCCATCACGGGCGAGCCGTCGAAGGTCGTCGCCGAGATCCACCGGGCCAAGGAGTCCGGGCTCGGCGCGCTGATGATCCCCGCTATGTGGGTGGACAAGGCGCCGTACCACGACCGCCGCTACGACCCGGTCTGGGCGGCCGCGGCCGAGACGCAGATGCCGATCGTCACCCACTCGGGGTCCTCGCCCCGCCACGAGTACGGCGACCACCTGGGCATCTTCGTCTCCGAGGTCACCTGGTGGCCGGCCCGCCCGCTGTGGTTCCTGCTCTGGTCCGGGGTCTTCGAGCGGCACCCGGGCCTGAAGTTCGGCGTCGCCGAATCGGGCTGCTGGTGGCTGCCGAACCAGCTGTGGTTCATGGACCGGCTCTACCTCGGCGCGCACGGCGGCAAGAAGCTGTCGCCGTTCGAGGAGCTGAGGCGCCCGCCGAGCGAGTACCTGGACCGCCAGGTGTTCGTCTGCGCGACGAACACCAAGCGGCGCGAGCTCGCGCAGCGCTACGAGATCGGCGTGGACAACATCCTGTGGGGCTCGGACTTCCCGCACCCCGAGGGGACCTGGCCGGGCACCCGGACCTGGCTGAAGAACACCTTCCACGACATCCCGGTCGGCGAGACCCGCCGGATGCTGGGGCTGGCGGCGGCGGACGTCTTCGGCTTCGACACGGACAAGCTGGCCCCGATCGCCCGCCGGATCGGCCCGACCCCGGCGGAGCTGGGCCAGCCGGCCGACCAGGCTTCCGTGGAGGCCTCTTGGTCCCGCTCGCGGGAGACGGGCCGCCACTGGCTGACGGGCCAGGACTTCCCCGTCCTGGGGGTGTCCTGA
- a CDS encoding SDR family NAD(P)-dependent oxidoreductase → MRLEPGQVAVVTGAASGIGLAMVRRFAAEGLKVVLADVEEGALHKAADELTADGAQVLARPVDVSDRDSVIALADAAYDAFGAVHVLCNNAGVGSGAEGRMWEHEPNDWKWAFSVNVWGVFHGIQAFVPRMIAAGGPGHVVNTSSGDGGIAPLPTASVYAVTKAAVVTMTESLYAHLKAERAAVGASVLFPGPHMLRTGLWESHRNRPERYAKERPRKTPYRSLDQYEAAMKQAGHEVNFTPVEEVAEHVVDGIRADRFWMLPASEHSDRQIRARSQSMLDRANPAYLESFILD, encoded by the coding sequence ATGCGGCTCGAACCGGGACAGGTGGCCGTCGTCACCGGCGCCGCCAGTGGCATCGGCCTCGCCATGGTCCGCCGCTTCGCCGCCGAGGGGCTGAAGGTCGTCCTCGCCGACGTGGAGGAGGGCGCCCTGCACAAGGCCGCCGACGAGCTGACCGCCGACGGCGCCCAGGTGCTCGCCCGGCCCGTCGACGTCAGCGACCGCGACTCCGTGATCGCGCTGGCCGACGCCGCGTACGACGCCTTCGGCGCCGTGCACGTGCTGTGCAACAACGCGGGCGTCGGCTCCGGCGCCGAGGGCCGGATGTGGGAGCACGAGCCCAACGACTGGAAATGGGCCTTCTCCGTCAACGTCTGGGGCGTCTTCCACGGCATCCAGGCTTTCGTCCCCCGCATGATCGCGGCAGGCGGCCCCGGCCACGTCGTCAACACCTCCTCCGGCGACGGCGGCATCGCCCCGCTGCCCACCGCCTCCGTCTACGCCGTCACCAAGGCGGCCGTGGTCACCATGACCGAGTCCCTGTACGCCCACCTCAAGGCGGAACGCGCGGCCGTCGGCGCCTCCGTCCTCTTCCCCGGCCCGCACATGCTGCGTACCGGACTGTGGGAGTCGCACCGCAACCGCCCCGAGCGGTACGCGAAGGAGCGGCCGCGCAAGACCCCGTACCGCAGCCTCGACCAGTACGAGGCCGCGATGAAGCAGGCCGGCCACGAAGTGAACTTCACCCCCGTCGAGGAGGTCGCCGAGCACGTCGTCGACGGGATCCGCGCCGACCGCTTCTGGATGCTCCCGGCGAGCGAGCACAGCGACCGGCAGATCCGTGCCCGGTCGCAGTCGATGCTCGACCGCGCCAACCCCGCCTACCTGGAGAGCTTCATCCTCGACTGA
- a CDS encoding NACHT domain-containing NTPase has translation MTGFETVLLRVAGTAAGALVKALLSRSPGAGLAVDPAAPAPRWRRPAELGAAEVRRLAETLASRLAEATRGLPEHERLAALDAVGDAFAALGPLDAQSLFAADLDPALLAAAVPAASGLSEPAEALYRDLVRLCCVHAVEYVTTLPGFGARADVELIRRSGELARAVERMKERTDGAAYAFEEQYARYVAETHSRLQLFGLTLGHARQEWPLDLAYISLAVTGEQLLEEPGRHSAMKAESALSASERVLLCGPAGSGKSTLVQWLALNAARRSFRLGLRHWNALVPFVLRLRSFNSPEGLPMPENWLRASGVPLRAPDGWVENLLSEGRALVLVDGVDEVPSKLRNRTEEWLRSLLAAYPRARYVVTTRPSAVPEDWLTGQAFSLLSLLPMERADVSAFITHWHDSARAECGSEEERESLDRYEKALIQSVGSRRDLGWLASNPLMCALLCALNRDRHMHLPRARKELYDAALDMLLVRRDTERDISGVEGVYLSRDEQTLLLQRLAYWLIRNGQVEASCTEAEEMVGEWLGAMPQVRAQAGAGQVFRHLLIRSGLLREPVPGSVHFVHRTFQDYLGAKAAVEARDFGVLVGNAHEDAWEDVVRMAVGHARPDERARLLRQLLRRADKIKRDNSRLVLLAAACLEHAPELDPAVWHEVQARTAHLLPPHSVGQAEELAKAGELVLELLPGPTGLGEQQAAAVVRTAALVGGERALQVIAGFRRDDRYDVVHELSDSWGRFPTDAYADAVLADAPVRVGHLHVRTQEQLAVLGRMPHIRRVHLTWNGAVPAEISGRRDLEWLVMHRNPSLTDLAPLAGHPTLRHLGVLDCPEVTGIEAVAELAADSLAFGYLREGLSLAPLAAVDGLKSLVISFEPAQRWIGDVPAAEGLTSLALWQGVRRMTLDGIERWPGVRDLTIAGSLQYRQLVRSLPLPGLASLQIRHAAPVSVAALVPYRHLTELVLIRCVFEGTLEPLTELPGLRLLVLRECLGTLDLSPFADVDGLVIEVDRRTSVVGTERIPPERLVYKS, from the coding sequence ATGACGGGCTTCGAGACGGTTCTCTTACGGGTGGCGGGTACGGCGGCGGGGGCCCTGGTGAAGGCCCTGCTGAGCCGGTCCCCGGGGGCCGGGCTGGCGGTGGATCCGGCCGCCCCGGCCCCGCGCTGGCGCCGGCCGGCGGAGCTGGGGGCCGCGGAGGTGCGCCGCCTGGCCGAGACCCTGGCGAGCAGGCTGGCCGAGGCCACGCGCGGCCTGCCGGAACACGAGCGCCTTGCGGCGCTGGACGCGGTGGGCGACGCCTTCGCGGCGCTGGGCCCGCTGGATGCGCAGTCCCTCTTCGCGGCGGACCTGGACCCTGCGTTGCTGGCGGCTGCGGTTCCCGCGGCCTCGGGCCTGAGCGAACCGGCCGAGGCCCTCTACCGCGACCTGGTCCGGCTGTGCTGCGTGCACGCGGTGGAGTACGTGACGACCCTGCCGGGCTTCGGTGCGCGCGCGGACGTGGAACTGATCCGCCGCAGCGGCGAGCTGGCGCGTGCGGTGGAGCGGATGAAGGAACGCACGGACGGTGCGGCCTACGCCTTCGAGGAGCAGTACGCGCGCTACGTCGCCGAAACCCACAGCCGCCTGCAGCTGTTCGGCCTGACCCTCGGCCATGCCCGCCAGGAGTGGCCGCTGGACCTGGCCTACATCAGCCTCGCGGTGACGGGCGAGCAGCTGCTGGAGGAGCCGGGCCGCCACTCGGCGATGAAGGCCGAGTCGGCGCTGAGTGCTTCCGAGCGGGTACTGCTGTGCGGCCCCGCGGGTTCGGGCAAGAGCACCCTGGTGCAGTGGCTGGCCCTGAATGCGGCGAGACGCAGCTTCCGGCTCGGCCTGCGCCACTGGAACGCGCTCGTCCCCTTCGTCCTGCGGCTGCGCTCGTTCAACTCGCCCGAGGGCCTGCCGATGCCGGAGAACTGGCTGCGCGCCTCGGGCGTGCCGCTGCGGGCCCCGGACGGATGGGTCGAGAACCTGCTGTCCGAAGGACGGGCACTCGTCCTGGTCGACGGCGTCGACGAGGTGCCGTCCAAACTCCGCAACCGCACGGAGGAGTGGCTCAGATCCCTGCTCGCCGCCTATCCCCGGGCCCGCTACGTGGTGACCACCCGTCCGTCTGCGGTCCCGGAGGACTGGCTGACCGGGCAGGCCTTCTCCCTCCTCTCCCTGCTGCCGATGGAGCGTGCCGACGTCAGCGCGTTCATCACCCACTGGCACGACTCCGCCCGGGCCGAGTGCGGCTCCGAGGAGGAGCGGGAGAGCCTGGACCGGTACGAGAAAGCGCTGATCCAGTCCGTCGGCTCCCGCCGGGACCTCGGATGGCTGGCCTCGAACCCCCTCATGTGCGCCTTGCTGTGCGCCCTGAACCGGGACCGCCACATGCACCTGCCGAGGGCGCGCAAGGAACTGTACGACGCCGCCCTGGACATGCTCCTCGTGCGCCGGGACACCGAGCGGGACATCTCCGGTGTCGAGGGCGTGTACCTCAGCAGGGACGAGCAGACCCTGCTGCTGCAGCGGCTCGCGTACTGGCTCATCCGCAACGGCCAGGTGGAGGCGTCCTGCACGGAGGCCGAGGAGATGGTGGGCGAGTGGCTCGGCGCCATGCCCCAGGTACGGGCGCAGGCCGGCGCCGGGCAGGTGTTCCGCCACCTGCTGATACGCAGCGGGCTGCTCCGGGAGCCGGTGCCCGGCTCGGTCCACTTCGTGCACCGCACCTTCCAGGACTACCTGGGGGCCAAGGCGGCCGTGGAGGCGCGTGACTTCGGCGTGCTGGTGGGCAACGCCCACGAGGACGCGTGGGAGGACGTGGTCCGCATGGCGGTCGGGCACGCCCGCCCCGACGAGCGCGCACGCCTGCTGCGGCAGCTCCTGCGGCGGGCCGACAAGATCAAGCGGGACAACAGCCGGCTGGTCCTGCTGGCCGCGGCGTGCCTGGAGCACGCACCGGAACTGGACCCCGCGGTCTGGCACGAGGTTCAGGCGCGTACGGCGCACCTGCTGCCGCCGCACTCCGTGGGGCAGGCCGAGGAGCTGGCCAAGGCGGGCGAGCTGGTCCTGGAGCTGCTGCCCGGACCGACGGGCCTGGGCGAGCAGCAGGCCGCCGCCGTCGTCCGTACGGCCGCGCTGGTCGGTGGGGAGCGGGCGCTCCAGGTCATCGCCGGTTTCCGCAGGGACGACCGCTACGACGTGGTCCACGAGCTGTCCGACTCCTGGGGGCGGTTCCCCACCGACGCCTACGCGGACGCGGTCCTGGCCGACGCCCCCGTGCGCGTCGGGCACCTGCACGTGCGCACGCAGGAGCAGCTGGCCGTGCTCGGCCGGATGCCCCACATACGGCGGGTCCACCTCACGTGGAACGGCGCCGTCCCCGCGGAGATCTCCGGGCGGCGGGACCTGGAGTGGCTGGTCATGCACCGCAATCCGAGCCTGACCGATCTCGCACCACTGGCCGGCCATCCGACGCTGCGGCACCTCGGCGTGCTGGACTGCCCGGAGGTCACGGGCATCGAGGCGGTCGCCGAGCTGGCGGCGGACAGCCTGGCCTTCGGCTACCTGCGGGAGGGTCTCTCGCTGGCCCCGCTGGCGGCGGTCGACGGGCTCAAGTCCCTGGTCATCAGCTTCGAGCCGGCACAGCGGTGGATCGGGGACGTCCCGGCGGCCGAGGGGCTGACGTCCCTGGCCCTGTGGCAGGGCGTCCGCAGGATGACCCTCGACGGGATCGAGCGGTGGCCGGGGGTGAGGGACCTGACGATCGCGGGCAGCCTGCAGTACCGGCAGCTGGTCCGCTCGCTCCCGCTGCCGGGGCTCGCCTCCCTGCAGATCCGGCACGCCGCACCCGTGTCGGTCGCGGCTCTCGTGCCGTATCGGCACCTGACCGAACTCGTGCTGATCAGGTGCGTGTTCGAGGGGACGCTGGAGCCGCTGACCGAGCTGCCCGGGCTGCGGCTGCTCGTCCTGCGCGAGTGCCTCGGAACGCTGGACCTCTCTCCGTTCGCGGACGTGGACGGGCTGGTCATCGAGGTGGACCGGCGCACGAGCGTGGTCGGCACCGAGCGGATCCCGCCGGAGCGGCTCGTCTACAAGAGCTGA
- a CDS encoding sterol desaturase family protein has protein sequence MPNLPDVVLWSIPAFVLLTVIEVVSYRLHPDEDAAGYDAKDAATSVAMGLGSIGFDLLWKLPVVAVFTAVYELTPLRVPFLWWTALLMLLVQDFLYYWQHRLHHVIRILWACHVVHHSSRNFNLTTALRQPWTSATTWWFYLPMVALGVHPAAIPFCYGINLLYQFWVHTERIGKLPRAYEYVFNTPSHHRVHHASQGGYLDRNFGGILIIWDRMFGSWVGETDKPVYGLTKNIGTYNPLRVATHEYAAIARDVRAAAGWRERAGRVFRGPGWQPAAPAAPAATAPAAPAATATAAPAPAPAAASEAAAPAAEPAAVQAAVQETTA, from the coding sequence ATGCCGAACCTGCCCGATGTCGTGCTGTGGTCCATACCCGCCTTCGTGCTGCTCACCGTCATCGAGGTGGTGAGCTACCGGCTCCATCCCGACGAGGACGCCGCCGGCTACGACGCCAAGGACGCGGCGACGAGCGTCGCCATGGGCCTCGGCAGCATCGGCTTCGACCTGCTCTGGAAGCTCCCGGTCGTCGCGGTCTTCACGGCGGTCTACGAACTGACCCCGCTGCGCGTGCCCTTCCTGTGGTGGACCGCGCTGCTGATGCTGCTGGTCCAGGACTTCCTCTACTACTGGCAGCACCGGCTCCACCACGTCATCCGCATCCTGTGGGCGTGCCACGTGGTCCACCACAGCAGCCGGAACTTCAACCTCACCACCGCCCTGCGCCAGCCCTGGACCAGCGCCACCACCTGGTGGTTCTACCTGCCGATGGTCGCCCTCGGCGTGCATCCGGCCGCGATCCCGTTCTGCTACGGCATCAACCTGCTCTACCAGTTCTGGGTCCACACCGAGCGCATCGGCAAGCTGCCGCGGGCCTACGAGTACGTCTTCAACACCCCCTCCCACCACCGCGTCCACCACGCCTCCCAGGGCGGCTACCTGGACCGCAACTTCGGCGGGATCCTGATCATCTGGGACCGGATGTTCGGCTCCTGGGTGGGCGAGACCGACAAGCCCGTCTACGGGCTCACCAAGAACATCGGCACCTACAACCCGCTCCGGGTCGCGACCCACGAGTACGCGGCCATCGCCCGCGACGTCCGCGCCGCCGCCGGCTGGCGCGAGCGCGCCGGACGCGTCTTCCGCGGCCCCGGCTGGCAGCCCGCCGCCCCGGCCGCCCCTGCTGCAACCGCCCCGGCCGCCCCCGCCGCAACCGCGACGGCCGCCCCCGCCCCCGCCCCCGCGGCCGCCTCCGAGGCCGCGGCACCCGCCGCCGAACCGGCCGCCGTACAGGCCGCCGTACAGGAGACCACCGCGTGA
- a CDS encoding lysoplasmalogenase, producing the protein MSTAESTGRPGPSWAADRAVPGRDRLGRTALASFAVAAAADLGSLLADWHLGHVIAKPLLMPLLGGYVITRGAPRLLVAALLFGWGGDLALLFDAEAAFLVGMGSFAVGHVCYLVLFGKRPANALLGGAYALALLGTVALLWSDLPVDLRIPVAGYSLLLTAMAFRSSALGLRAGIGGALFLLSDTLIATGVAEWPQLPRPDFWIMATYLAAQYLLATGATTREAGVP; encoded by the coding sequence GTGAGCACCGCAGAGTCCACCGGCCGACCCGGCCCGTCCTGGGCCGCCGACCGGGCTGTGCCCGGCCGGGACCGGCTCGGCCGCACCGCCCTCGCGTCCTTCGCCGTGGCCGCCGCCGCCGACCTCGGGTCCCTGCTGGCCGACTGGCACCTCGGGCACGTCATCGCCAAGCCGCTGCTGATGCCGCTGCTCGGCGGGTACGTGATCACGCGCGGCGCGCCCCGCCTGCTGGTCGCCGCCCTGCTGTTCGGCTGGGGCGGGGACCTGGCCCTGCTCTTCGACGCCGAGGCGGCCTTCCTCGTCGGCATGGGCTCCTTCGCCGTCGGGCACGTCTGCTACCTCGTCCTGTTCGGCAAGCGGCCCGCGAACGCGCTGCTCGGGGGCGCCTACGCCCTGGCCCTCCTCGGTACCGTCGCCCTGCTGTGGTCCGATCTGCCCGTGGACCTGCGGATCCCCGTGGCCGGCTACAGCCTGCTGCTGACCGCGATGGCCTTCCGCTCCAGCGCCCTCGGCCTGCGGGCCGGCATCGGCGGTGCGCTGTTCCTGCTGTCCGACACCCTCATCGCCACCGGCGTCGCCGAATGGCCCCAGCTGCCCCGCCCCGACTTCTGGATCATGGCCACCTACCTGGCCGCCCAGTACCTGCTGGCCACCGGCGCCACCACCCGCGAGGCAGGCGTACCGTAG
- a CDS encoding acetoacetate decarboxylase family protein, whose protein sequence is MARVRYGARTEAEITASREKSSRLPDIWSTGVVAVWESDPDVVAAVLPPPLKPAERPLVRANISKVDLPGYPLGAGSVAVAAQHGGVEGWYPLVMPMTHERALIGGREVFGEPKKLGEVDVEREGLVVRASLARHGIAFVEVRGAVDRELPLPEPAAKTDFYFKFLPAVDGSGFDAEPVLVHVTRNEKVRKLEHITGDVVLRESMFDPVADLPVRRIVEITIGEKTTDQKGRVVERVSAQALLPYIHQRYDDPMQILDGPPEGSV, encoded by the coding sequence ATGGCACGCGTACGGTACGGAGCGCGCACCGAGGCCGAGATCACGGCGTCGCGCGAGAAGAGTTCCCGGCTCCCCGACATCTGGTCCACCGGCGTGGTGGCGGTCTGGGAGAGCGACCCGGACGTGGTGGCGGCGGTCCTGCCCCCGCCCCTCAAGCCCGCCGAGCGGCCCCTCGTACGGGCCAACATCAGCAAGGTCGACCTGCCCGGCTACCCCCTCGGCGCCGGCTCGGTGGCCGTCGCCGCGCAGCACGGCGGGGTCGAGGGCTGGTACCCGCTGGTCATGCCGATGACCCACGAGCGGGCGCTGATCGGCGGCCGCGAGGTCTTCGGCGAGCCGAAGAAGCTGGGCGAGGTCGACGTCGAGCGCGAGGGCCTCGTCGTACGGGCCTCCCTGGCCCGGCACGGGATCGCCTTCGTGGAGGTGCGCGGGGCGGTGGACCGCGAACTGCCGCTGCCCGAGCCCGCCGCCAAGACCGACTTCTACTTCAAGTTCCTCCCGGCGGTGGACGGTTCGGGCTTCGACGCCGAGCCGGTGCTCGTCCACGTCACCCGCAACGAGAAGGTCCGCAAGCTGGAGCACATCACCGGCGACGTGGTCCTGCGCGAGTCGATGTTCGACCCCGTCGCCGATCTCCCCGTACGCCGGATCGTGGAGATCACCATCGGCGAGAAGACCACCGACCAGAAGGGCCGCGTCGTCGAGCGGGTCAGCGCCCAGGCCCTCCTCCCGTACATCCACCAGCGCTACGACGACCCGATGCAGATCCTCGACGGCCCGCCCGAGGGGAGCGTCTGA
- a CDS encoding amidohydrolase family protein, whose product MADRYTVISADCHAGADLLDYKPYLEKRYHEEFDAWAATYVNPYEDLLADTADRNWNSARRLSELEADGIVAEVLFPNTIPPFFPKASLMAQPPTAAEYAMRWAGLQAHNRWLADFCADAPGRRAGVVQILLNDVDAAVKEIRRTREAGLTGGILLPGVPPGSSVPELYSAAYDPIWAVCDELDVPVNHHGGSASPPLGDEPAARAVFMVETTWFSHRALWHLIFGGAFRRHPGLKLVLTEQGSGWIPAVMEMLDYYHGRLVNAAARAATAESKFGAGLAESMGKGPSEVWRDNCFVGASFMRPHEVPLRDRIGLDKIMWGSDYPHDEGTTPFSREGLRIAYAGLPQDEVAAMVGGNAARVYGFDLALLDPLAAKHGPLVSEIAEPLTQIPPEATSPAFARGGSVRVW is encoded by the coding sequence ATGGCAGACCGCTACACGGTCATCTCGGCGGACTGCCACGCGGGCGCCGACCTGCTGGACTACAAGCCGTACCTGGAGAAGCGGTACCACGAGGAGTTCGACGCCTGGGCCGCCACGTACGTGAACCCGTACGAGGACCTCCTCGCGGACACCGCGGACCGCAACTGGAACTCCGCGCGCCGGCTGTCCGAGCTCGAGGCGGACGGCATCGTGGCCGAGGTGCTCTTCCCGAACACGATCCCGCCGTTCTTCCCCAAGGCCTCGCTGATGGCCCAGCCTCCGACGGCCGCGGAGTACGCGATGCGCTGGGCGGGGCTCCAGGCCCACAACCGCTGGCTGGCGGACTTCTGCGCGGACGCACCGGGCCGGCGGGCGGGCGTGGTCCAGATCCTGCTGAACGACGTGGACGCGGCGGTGAAGGAGATCCGCCGCACGAGGGAGGCCGGCCTGACGGGGGGCATCCTGCTGCCCGGCGTCCCGCCCGGCTCGTCGGTCCCCGAGCTGTACTCGGCCGCGTACGACCCGATCTGGGCGGTGTGCGACGAGCTGGACGTACCGGTCAACCACCACGGCGGCTCGGCGTCCCCGCCGCTCGGCGACGAACCGGCCGCCCGGGCCGTCTTCATGGTCGAGACGACCTGGTTCTCGCACCGCGCCCTGTGGCACCTCATCTTCGGCGGGGCCTTCCGCCGCCACCCCGGCCTGAAGCTGGTCCTGACGGAGCAGGGCTCAGGCTGGATCCCGGCGGTCATGGAGATGCTGGACTACTACCACGGCCGCCTGGTGAACGCGGCTGCCAGGGCGGCCACGGCGGAGTCCAAGTTCGGCGCGGGCCTGGCGGAGTCCATGGGCAAGGGCCCGAGCGAGGTCTGGCGGGACAACTGCTTCGTGGGGGCCAGCTTCATGCGCCCCCACGAGGTCCCGCTGCGGGACCGGATCGGTCTCGACAAGATCATGTGGGGCAGCGACTACCCCCACGACGAGGGCACCACCCCGTTCTCCCGCGAGGGCCTGCGCATCGCGTACGCGGGCCTCCCGCAGGACGAGGTCGCCGCGATGGTCGGCGGCAACGCGGCCCGCGTGTACGGCTTCGACCTGGCGTTGCTGGACCCGCTGGCGGCGAAGCACGGGCCGCTGGTCTCGGAGATCGCCGAGCCGTTGACGCAGATCCCGCCCGAGGCCACCAGCCCGGCCTTCGCCCGAGGGGGCTCGGTCCGGGTCTGGTGA